The proteins below are encoded in one region of Chrysemys picta bellii isolate R12L10 chromosome 4, ASM1138683v2, whole genome shotgun sequence:
- the GEMIN2 gene encoding gem-associated protein 2 isoform X1 gives MESVVEELMPRLLPVGDCDLAEDFDPTMPPRTPSEYLKRVQIEAARCPDVVVAQIDPRKLRKKQTVNISLTGCHPAPEGYSPTLKWQQQQVSHFSAVRQSLNKHRNHWKAQHLDSNVTMPKSEDEEGWKLFCLGEKLYSEAAIAVSGNENLGIDYIKIGFPPFLSIVSRMNQATVTSVLEYLINWFGEKEFTPELGRWLYALLACLEKPLLPEAHSLIRQLARRCSEVRVLEENKNEEKVSALNLLICLVSRYFDQRDLADEPS, from the exons ATGGAGTCCGTGGTGGAGGAGTTGATGCCCCGGCTCCTGCCTGTGGGGGACTGTGACCTCGCGGAGGATTTCGACCCCACCATGCCCCCGCGGACGCCCTCGGAGTATTTAAAGCGGGTCCA GATTGAAGCAGCACGATGCCCAGATGTTGTTGTGGCACAGATAGACCCTAGAAAGTTGAGAAAGAAGCAGACAGTGAATATTTCA CTTACAGGATGCCATCCTGCCCCTGAGGGATATTCTCCAACTCTcaaatggcagcagcagcaagtgtcTCATTTTTCAGCAGTTCGTCAG AGTTTGAATAAACACCGAAATCATTGGAAGGCACAACATTTGGACAGCAATGTTACAATG CCAAAATCTGAGGATGAAGAAGGCTGGAAACTGTTTTGTCTGGGTGAAAAGTTATATTCGGAAGCAGCTATTGCAGTGTCTGGTAATGAAAACCTAGGAATTGATTACATTAAG atcggttttcccccttttttaagTATTGTTAGCAGAATGAATCAG gCAACAGTAACTAGCGTCCTGGAATATCTGATAAACTGGTTTGGAGAGAAAGAGTTTACTCCAGAACTG GGCAGATGGCTTTATGCTTTGTTGGCATGTCTTGAAAAGCCTTTGTTGCCTGAAGCCCACTCCCTAATTCGGCAGTTGGCAAGACGATGTTCTGAAGTCAGAGTACTAGAG GAGAACAAGAATGAAGAGAAAGTGTCTGCTCTGAATTTGCTAATCTGTTTAGTTAGCAG GTATTTTGATCAACGTGATCTGGCTGACGAGCCCTCCTGA
- the GEMIN2 gene encoding gem-associated protein 2 isoform X3 produces the protein MESVVEELMPRLLPVGDCDLAEDFDPTMPPRTPSEYLKRVQIEAARCPDVVVAQIDPRKLRKKQTVNISLTGCHPAPEGYSPTLKWQQQQVSHFSAVRQSLNKHRNHWKAQHLDSNVTMPKSEDEEGWKLFCLGEKLYSEAAIAVSGNENLGIDYIKLQFVSCADQSPGNSYMLFPKPFKSVLTSSGSSKAEATEASGMGLYTEEGVRVSMSVYREIGFPPFLSIVSRMNQATVTSVLEYLINWFGEKEFTPELGRWLYALLACLEKPLLPEAHSLIRQLARRCSEVRVLEENKNEEKVSALNLLICLVSRYFDQRDLADEPS, from the exons ATGGAGTCCGTGGTGGAGGAGTTGATGCCCCGGCTCCTGCCTGTGGGGGACTGTGACCTCGCGGAGGATTTCGACCCCACCATGCCCCCGCGGACGCCCTCGGAGTATTTAAAGCGGGTCCA GATTGAAGCAGCACGATGCCCAGATGTTGTTGTGGCACAGATAGACCCTAGAAAGTTGAGAAAGAAGCAGACAGTGAATATTTCA CTTACAGGATGCCATCCTGCCCCTGAGGGATATTCTCCAACTCTcaaatggcagcagcagcaagtgtcTCATTTTTCAGCAGTTCGTCAG AGTTTGAATAAACACCGAAATCATTGGAAGGCACAACATTTGGACAGCAATGTTACAATG CCAAAATCTGAGGATGAAGAAGGCTGGAAACTGTTTTGTCTGGGTGAAAAGTTATATTCGGAAGCAGCTATTGCAGTGTCTGGTAATGAAAACCTAGGAATTGATTACATTAAG TTGCAGTTTGTCTCCTGTGCAGACCAGTCTCCGGGGAACTCTTATATGTTATTCCCTAAGCCTTTTAAGAGTGTGCTTACTAGTAGTGGTAGCAGCAAAGCTGAAGCCACGGAGGCATCAGGCATGGGTCTGTACACAGAGGAAGGAGTTCGGGTGAGCATGTCTGTATACAGAGAG atcggttttcccccttttttaagTATTGTTAGCAGAATGAATCAG gCAACAGTAACTAGCGTCCTGGAATATCTGATAAACTGGTTTGGAGAGAAAGAGTTTACTCCAGAACTG GGCAGATGGCTTTATGCTTTGTTGGCATGTCTTGAAAAGCCTTTGTTGCCTGAAGCCCACTCCCTAATTCGGCAGTTGGCAAGACGATGTTCTGAAGTCAGAGTACTAGAG GAGAACAAGAATGAAGAGAAAGTGTCTGCTCTGAATTTGCTAATCTGTTTAGTTAGCAG GTATTTTGATCAACGTGATCTGGCTGACGAGCCCTCCTGA
- the GEMIN2 gene encoding gem-associated protein 2 isoform X2 has product MESVVEELMPRLLPVGDCDLAEDFDPTMPPRTPSEYLKRVQIEAARCPDVVVAQIDPRKLRKKQTVNISSLNKHRNHWKAQHLDSNVTMPKSEDEEGWKLFCLGEKLYSEAAIAVSGNENLGIDYIKIGFPPFLSIVSRMNQATVTSVLEYLINWFGEKEFTPELGRWLYALLACLEKPLLPEAHSLIRQLARRCSEVRVLEENKNEEKVSALNLLICLVSRYFDQRDLADEPS; this is encoded by the exons ATGGAGTCCGTGGTGGAGGAGTTGATGCCCCGGCTCCTGCCTGTGGGGGACTGTGACCTCGCGGAGGATTTCGACCCCACCATGCCCCCGCGGACGCCCTCGGAGTATTTAAAGCGGGTCCA GATTGAAGCAGCACGATGCCCAGATGTTGTTGTGGCACAGATAGACCCTAGAAAGTTGAGAAAGAAGCAGACAGTGAATATTTCA AGTTTGAATAAACACCGAAATCATTGGAAGGCACAACATTTGGACAGCAATGTTACAATG CCAAAATCTGAGGATGAAGAAGGCTGGAAACTGTTTTGTCTGGGTGAAAAGTTATATTCGGAAGCAGCTATTGCAGTGTCTGGTAATGAAAACCTAGGAATTGATTACATTAAG atcggttttcccccttttttaagTATTGTTAGCAGAATGAATCAG gCAACAGTAACTAGCGTCCTGGAATATCTGATAAACTGGTTTGGAGAGAAAGAGTTTACTCCAGAACTG GGCAGATGGCTTTATGCTTTGTTGGCATGTCTTGAAAAGCCTTTGTTGCCTGAAGCCCACTCCCTAATTCGGCAGTTGGCAAGACGATGTTCTGAAGTCAGAGTACTAGAG GAGAACAAGAATGAAGAGAAAGTGTCTGCTCTGAATTTGCTAATCTGTTTAGTTAGCAG GTATTTTGATCAACGTGATCTGGCTGACGAGCCCTCCTGA
- the TRAPPC6B gene encoding trafficking protein particle complex subunit 6B produces the protein MTRPEMADETLFLLLHNEMVSGLYRAAEHGEGENGRCITKLENMGFRVGQGLIERFTKDTARFKDELDIMKFICKDFWTTVFKKQIDNLRTNHQGIYVLQDNKFRLLTQMSTGKQYLEYAPKYLAFTCGLVRGGLSNLGIKSIVTAEVSAMPACKFQVMIQKM, from the exons ATGACCAGGCCGGAGATGGCGGACGAGacgctgttcctgctgctgcacaACGAGATGGTGTCTGGGCTGTACCGGGCCGCGGAGCACGGCGAAGGG GAAAACGGACGATGCATCACTAAACTGGAAAATATGGGGTTTAGAGTAGGACAAGGATTAATCGAAAG GTTTACCAAAGACACTGCCAGATTCAAGGATGAGTTGGATATTATGAAGTTCATCTGCAAAGATTTTTGGACTACAGTATTCAAAAAGCAAATTGATAATCTAAGGACCAATCATCAG GGTATCTATGTACTTCAGGACAACAAATTTCGTCTCTTGACTCAGATGTCTACAGGAAAACAGTATTTAGAATATGCACCTAAG TATCTGGCGTTCACCTGTGGACTAGTCAGAGGTGGCTTATCAAATCTGGGAATCAAGAGTATTGTGACAGCTGAAGTTTCAGCAATGCCTGCAT GTAAATTTCAGGTGATGATACAGAAGATGTAA